One Halalkalicoccus subterraneus DNA window includes the following coding sequences:
- a CDS encoding DUF1405 domain-containing protein, which translates to MIPRRYAHYYLENAPSLVWLVGVNVLAMLVGMRFYVETMPAVPTFLWPFYLDSPAALFLATASFVTLLVNLGRPLDDVPHNRALAYLHTLAFVWLVKYGLWTFLALNLGFSNYFPDLYDYWFIVITHLAFVLEAYLIPHYGTTTRGALGLSLVVLLANDLFDYGMGFHPPLRYDPGIALPLATVGLSVLSVWLAFRAFDRLEPATAS; encoded by the coding sequence ATGATTCCTCGCAGGTACGCCCACTACTACCTCGAGAACGCCCCCAGTTTGGTCTGGCTCGTCGGCGTGAACGTCCTCGCGATGCTCGTCGGGATGCGTTTTTACGTCGAGACGATGCCGGCAGTCCCGACCTTCCTGTGGCCGTTCTACCTCGACTCACCGGCCGCGTTGTTTCTCGCGACCGCCTCGTTCGTGACGCTGCTCGTGAACCTCGGCCGTCCGTTGGACGACGTCCCGCACAACCGCGCGCTCGCGTATCTCCATACGCTCGCGTTCGTCTGGCTCGTGAAGTACGGCCTGTGGACGTTCCTCGCACTCAACCTCGGATTCTCGAACTACTTTCCCGATCTGTACGACTACTGGTTCATCGTCATCACGCATCTGGCGTTCGTCCTCGAAGCCTACCTGATACCACACTACGGGACGACGACGCGGGGTGCGCTTGGCCTGTCGCTCGTGGTGCTTCTGGCGAACGATCTCTTCGATTACGGAATGGGCTTCCATCCGCCGCTCCGCTACGACCCCGGGATTGCACTCCCGCTTGCGACTGTCGGGCTGTCGGTTCTCTCGGTCTGGCTGGCGTTTCGTGCGTTCGATCGACTCGAGCCTGCTACTGCAAGCTGA
- a CDS encoding ArsR/SmtB family transcription factor: MDSAALLDLLGNENRRRILRLLSHKPCYVTEISEYLEVSPKAVIDHLRKLEEAGLVESRTDDKRRKYFHIARNLRLEVSVSPYGFASKSAYPASSSLDMTSSCTHLSINVTATDGGDVCDLASELRTLEELEDELSLAQRWVQGRIAKAHERISETIGDAENSRLYAAVLSALDGGATDTETIAKQTDLPEPIAEDALSVLADHGIVQRNDTGWALD, from the coding sequence ATGGACTCCGCGGCGTTGCTGGATCTCCTCGGAAACGAAAACCGACGGCGGATCCTGCGTCTTCTCTCACACAAGCCCTGCTACGTCACGGAGATCTCGGAATACCTCGAGGTGAGCCCGAAGGCAGTGATCGACCACCTCCGCAAACTCGAGGAGGCGGGGCTGGTCGAGAGCCGCACCGACGATAAACGCCGCAAGTACTTCCACATCGCGCGCAACCTCCGGCTGGAGGTGAGCGTTTCGCCGTACGGCTTCGCCTCGAAGAGCGCCTACCCCGCGAGTTCGAGCCTCGACATGACGAGCTCCTGTACCCACCTCTCGATCAACGTCACCGCCACCGACGGCGGGGACGTCTGCGATCTGGCGAGCGAGCTCAGAACACTGGAGGAGCTCGAAGACGAGCTCTCCCTGGCCCAGCGCTGGGTGCAGGGTCGGATCGCGAAGGCCCACGAGCGCATCAGCGAGACGATCGGCGACGCGGAGAACAGCCGCCTGTACGCGGCGGTGCTCTCGGCGCTCGACGGCGGGGCGACCGACACGGAGACGATCGCAAAACAGACCGACCTCCCCGAACCGATCGCCGAGGACGCCCTCTCGGTGCTCGCGGACCACGGGATCGTACAACGGAACGACACCGGCTGGGCGCTCGACTGA
- the gatD gene encoding Glu-tRNA(Gln) amidotransferase subunit GatD, with the protein MNAGDRVRARRADTTYEGVLLPSSTPDHLVLKLDGGYNVGVDREDAEVELLETDVYEIGGEGNGEESAVEFDDDLPTVSLISTGGTIASTVDYRTGAVTAQFDAEDVLRAVPDLAGLANYRGRVVTNILSENMTPAVWRELAEAVHEEIENGADGVVVMHGTDTMQFSASALSFMLDTPVPVVFTGSQRSADRPSSDNVMNAVCAVEAAKSDLAEVLVCMHASESDDRCALHRGTRVRKNHTSRRDAFETVGRKPLAEVDYGSREIVTRREHATRGERELALSPDLEADVELLKYTPGMGPEALEPYEDVVGLVIEGTGLGHVHTDWIPRIEELVESGIPVVITSQCLEGRVCDRVYDTGRDLLDAGVVEAGDTLPGTAKVKLMWALANADSPAETMRTDLAGELTERSVPWS; encoded by the coding sequence ATGAACGCAGGCGACCGCGTCCGCGCGAGGCGGGCCGACACGACCTATGAGGGCGTCCTCCTGCCCTCCTCGACGCCCGACCATCTCGTGCTCAAGCTCGATGGGGGGTACAACGTCGGCGTCGATCGCGAGGACGCCGAGGTCGAGCTCCTCGAAACAGACGTCTACGAGATCGGTGGCGAGGGCAACGGCGAGGAGTCGGCCGTCGAGTTCGACGACGACCTTCCGACCGTCTCGCTGATCTCGACGGGGGGAACGATCGCCTCGACGGTCGATTACCGCACCGGCGCGGTGACCGCACAGTTCGACGCCGAGGACGTGCTCCGCGCGGTGCCGGACCTCGCGGGGCTCGCGAACTACCGGGGACGCGTGGTGACGAACATCCTCTCGGAGAACATGACGCCCGCAGTGTGGCGCGAACTGGCCGAGGCGGTCCACGAGGAGATCGAAAACGGTGCCGACGGCGTCGTCGTCATGCACGGCACCGACACGATGCAGTTCTCCGCGTCGGCGCTCTCCTTCATGCTCGACACTCCGGTTCCCGTCGTCTTCACCGGCAGCCAGCGCTCTGCGGACCGACCCTCCTCCGATAACGTCATGAACGCGGTCTGTGCGGTCGAGGCCGCGAAAAGCGACCTCGCGGAGGTGCTCGTCTGCATGCACGCAAGCGAGTCCGACGACCGCTGTGCGCTCCACCGCGGGACGCGGGTCCGGAAGAACCACACCTCCCGGCGGGACGCCTTCGAGACGGTCGGACGAAAACCGCTCGCGGAGGTCGACTACGGGAGCCGCGAGATCGTGACCCGCCGCGAGCACGCGACGCGAGGGGAGCGCGAACTGGCGCTCTCACCCGACCTCGAAGCCGACGTCGAACTGCTGAAATACACGCCCGGGATGGGGCCCGAGGCGCTCGAACCCTATGAGGACGTGGTGGGCCTCGTGATCGAGGGAACTGGATTAGGACACGTCCATACCGACTGGATCCCCCGGATCGAGGAGTTGGTCGAGTCGGGGATTCCCGTCGTGATAACCAGCCAGTGTCTCGAAGGGCGGGTCTGCGATCGGGTCTACGATACCGGCCGGGATCTGTTGGATGCGGGCGTGGTCGAGGCCGGCGACACCCTGCCCGGTACTGCGAAGGTCAAGCTCATGTGGGCGCTCGCGAACGCCGATTCGCCCGCCGAAACCATGCGGACTGATCTGGCGGGCGAACTCACCGAACGATCCGTCCCATGGAGCTGA
- a CDS encoding GNAT family N-acetyltransferase → MELRDARLEDHEAVAAFTRNTWPDREVGDYLPDIYPEWIEGENHTLVAEAGEDVAGVAQCTMLSETEAWCQGMRVNPEYRGEGVARRLTHALFDWARDQGALVARSMVFSWNVPSMGLSRRIGFDPAAEYRWAIPEPDPNAEPGLAVTAEPDAAWHAWTDSDARNEVEGLALDPEETWAVSELSREDLRRAADETAVFAVRDDGLRGMSYRVRDYGREGEDGVEHWAEYGIGAWNDLEAGRALFDAIARDAAEVGADRTRVWIPETTGYVSDAAYLRAGASEEPDLVFAADLTADRTHR, encoded by the coding sequence ATGGAGCTGAGGGACGCTCGACTGGAGGACCACGAGGCGGTCGCCGCCTTCACCCGGAACACGTGGCCCGACCGGGAGGTCGGCGACTACCTGCCCGACATCTACCCCGAGTGGATCGAGGGCGAAAACCACACTCTCGTGGCCGAGGCGGGCGAGGACGTCGCCGGGGTCGCCCAGTGTACGATGCTCTCGGAGACCGAGGCGTGGTGTCAGGGGATGCGCGTCAACCCCGAGTACCGCGGCGAGGGGGTCGCCCGCCGGCTCACCCACGCGCTGTTCGATTGGGCGCGTGATCAGGGAGCGCTCGTCGCCCGTAGCATGGTGTTCTCGTGGAACGTCCCGAGCATGGGCCTCTCGCGGCGGATCGGATTCGACCCCGCAGCGGAGTACCGCTGGGCCATTCCCGAACCGGACCCCAACGCCGAGCCCGGCCTGGCGGTCACGGCCGAGCCCGACGCGGCGTGGCACGCCTGGACCGACAGCGACGCCCGTAACGAGGTGGAGGGGCTCGCGCTCGACCCCGAGGAGACGTGGGCGGTCTCGGAGCTCTCCCGCGAGGACCTCCGCCGGGCGGCCGACGAAACCGCGGTCTTCGCGGTACGCGACGACGGGCTCCGCGGAATGAGCTATCGGGTGCGCGACTACGGGCGCGAGGGCGAGGACGGAGTCGAGCACTGGGCGGAGTACGGGATCGGCGCCTGGAACGACCTCGAAGCGGGGCGGGCGTTGTTCGACGCCATCGCCCGCGACGCCGCCGAGGTCGGTGCCGACCGCACGCGGGTGTGGATCCCCGAGACGACGGGTTACGTCTCGGACGCGGCGTACCTCCGGGCCGGGGCCTCCGAGGAGCCCGACCTCGTGTTCGCGGCCGACCTCACCGCCGACCGGACCCACCGCTAA
- a CDS encoding ubiquitin-like small modifier protein 1 codes for MEWKLFADLAEVAGGKRIAVDAGPGDTVGEALEALLASRPALEDRLLDESGGLEDHINLLRNGSNVFTQEEGLDTELGDGDELALFPPVSGGSGRR; via the coding sequence ATGGAGTGGAAACTCTTCGCCGATCTCGCGGAGGTGGCGGGCGGGAAACGGATCGCGGTCGACGCCGGCCCCGGGGACACGGTCGGCGAGGCACTCGAGGCGCTATTGGCCTCCCGTCCGGCGCTCGAAGACCGCCTCCTCGACGAGAGCGGCGGGCTCGAGGACCACATCAACCTGCTTCGCAACGGCTCGAACGTCTTCACCCAGGAGGAGGGACTGGACACCGAACTCGGCGACGGCGACGAGCTCGCGCTCTTTCCTCCAGTTAGCGGTGGGTCCGGTCGGCGGTGA
- a CDS encoding helix-turn-helix domain-containing protein produces MSTTALTHDRTEIPAEIDSASSKLVYLYLHTAGEATVEELQSSLGMKQLALFPVLDTLSGEGLVDREGERYTVAA; encoded by the coding sequence ATGAGCACCACAGCACTGACCCACGACAGAACCGAGATCCCGGCCGAGATCGATTCGGCCAGTTCGAAGCTCGTCTACCTCTACCTGCACACCGCCGGCGAAGCGACCGTCGAGGAGCTCCAGTCCTCGCTGGGCATGAAGCAGCTCGCGCTGTTCCCGGTCCTCGATACCCTCTCGGGCGAGGGTCTCGTCGACCGCGAGGGCGAGCGCTACACCGTCGCGGCCTGA
- a CDS encoding cation:proton antiporter regulatory subunit: MDVSETDLPGVGKRFEVALEEGGVAVVVIHNSGRRELFYRETPDADSEELLDLTDEESRVVGSILEGAYFQPVRTKSPETTLGEGVILEWYTLDSDDPIVGKTLAETDIRERTGTTIVAIERGEECIASPEADFRLEAGDVAVAVGSRENQTEFEALLE; this comes from the coding sequence ATGGACGTTTCGGAAACCGATCTCCCGGGGGTGGGAAAGCGCTTCGAGGTCGCCCTCGAGGAAGGGGGCGTGGCGGTCGTCGTCATCCACAACAGCGGGCGGCGTGAACTGTTCTACCGGGAGACCCCGGACGCCGACAGCGAGGAACTGCTTGACCTGACCGACGAGGAGTCGCGGGTCGTCGGGTCGATCCTCGAGGGGGCGTACTTCCAGCCCGTCAGAACGAAATCGCCCGAGACGACGCTCGGCGAGGGCGTTATCCTCGAATGGTACACCCTCGATTCCGACGACCCCATCGTCGGCAAGACCCTCGCGGAGACGGACATCCGCGAGCGCACCGGTACGACGATCGTCGCCATCGAGCGCGGCGAGGAGTGCATCGCGAGCCCCGAGGCCGACTTCCGGCTCGAAGCGGGCGACGTGGCCGTCGCGGTCGGTAGCCGCGAGAACCAAACCGAATTCGAGGCGCTCTTGGAGTAG
- a CDS encoding cation:proton antiporter, with protein sequence MAVENHLLDVGIMFAAVAGVGVLADRLDQSVIPFYILIGMVLGPHVLGEFGLPYVEETAFVEIGAELGIVFLLFFLGLEFNLDRLVENRDRIGKAGTIDLGINFGVGLVLGYLVFGSLLAAVLVAGIVYISSSAIITKSLIDLGWIANSESDPMLGTLVYEDLFIAVYLAVVSALVVGGGDVAEAVESVGLALGFILALLLLVYFGTGWFERALHTQSNEFFVLRAIGITVLVAGAALAAGVSEAVAAFFIGMAFSSTDYVDELEHNLEAIRDTFAAIFFFWIGLVTDPTLFPAVAGLVALAALVTTPTKLVSGFLGGRVYGLDDRRSTRVGLGMVTRGEFSLIIATVALGGAGATLPAETANTIYAFAVGYVLVMSILGTTLMRYSSLFEERVVARLPGDRARA encoded by the coding sequence ATGGCCGTCGAGAACCACCTGCTCGACGTCGGGATCATGTTCGCCGCCGTCGCCGGCGTCGGCGTCCTCGCCGACCGCCTCGATCAGTCGGTCATCCCCTTCTACATCCTGATCGGCATGGTGCTCGGGCCGCACGTCCTCGGCGAGTTCGGCCTCCCGTACGTCGAGGAGACGGCGTTCGTCGAGATCGGTGCGGAGCTCGGGATCGTCTTCCTCCTGTTTTTCCTCGGACTGGAGTTCAACCTCGATCGCCTCGTCGAGAACCGCGACCGGATCGGGAAAGCCGGAACGATCGATCTCGGGATCAACTTCGGGGTGGGGCTCGTCCTCGGCTATCTCGTCTTCGGGTCGCTTCTCGCGGCCGTGCTCGTCGCGGGGATCGTCTACATCTCCTCGTCAGCGATCATCACGAAGTCCCTGATCGATCTGGGCTGGATCGCAAACAGCGAGAGCGACCCAATGCTCGGCACGCTGGTCTACGAGGACCTCTTCATCGCGGTCTACCTCGCGGTCGTCTCGGCGCTCGTGGTGGGTGGCGGGGACGTGGCTGAGGCGGTCGAATCGGTCGGGCTCGCGCTGGGATTCATCCTCGCGTTGCTCCTGCTCGTTTACTTCGGCACCGGGTGGTTCGAGCGCGCGCTCCACACCCAGTCCAACGAGTTCTTCGTCCTGCGGGCGATCGGGATCACCGTCCTCGTCGCTGGCGCGGCGCTCGCTGCCGGGGTAAGCGAGGCCGTTGCGGCCTTCTTCATCGGAATGGCCTTCAGCTCGACGGACTACGTCGACGAACTCGAACACAACCTGGAGGCGATTCGCGACACCTTCGCTGCGATCTTCTTCTTCTGGATCGGCCTCGTGACCGACCCCACGCTCTTTCCGGCGGTCGCCGGGTTGGTCGCGCTCGCGGCGCTGGTCACGACGCCGACGAAACTCGTCAGCGGGTTTCTCGGCGGGAGAGTCTACGGGCTCGACGACCGGCGCTCGACCCGAGTGGGACTGGGGATGGTCACGCGCGGGGAGTTCTCGCTGATCATCGCGACGGTCGCGCTGGGCGGGGCCGGCGCGACCCTCCCCGCCGAGACGGCGAACACCATTTATGCCTTCGCAGTCGGCTACGTCCTCGTGATGAGTATCCTCGGGACGACCCTGATGCGCTACTCCTCGCTGTTCGAGGAGCGTGTGGTCGCTCGCCTCCCCGGCGATCGCGCCCGAGCCTGA
- a CDS encoding NAD-binding protein, with translation MEWGERWGLIGTHLTVALTGIVAVLSIITGIANISAPAVGLLYDLIDLPTVVHRTAGFTGAMTGFLMLLSAYGLRDRLRVAWWSTAVLLPVTAVQGLLQSSVLSIPLIVISALAMPNLLANRSHFERELQLTNTQIAAGLALVGAQAYGTLGTYALREEFGEVETILDAFYFTLVTASTVGYGDATPATQQARLFGMSVLLVGTASFAVALGALLSPVIEARFAAALGRMNDAELATLDDHVLVLGYGELTEPILQELEGRAAFVVVTDHDERADRLAERDLLVLRGDPSDEETIERAGLDRARAVVVATNTDAEDALTVLTVRQLRPDVRIVSAATERENVVKLKRAGADTVISPATIGGRLMVQSALGREDTEDIADRLLGSD, from the coding sequence ATGGAGTGGGGCGAACGCTGGGGACTGATCGGCACGCACCTGACGGTCGCGCTGACGGGAATCGTCGCCGTGCTCTCGATCATTACGGGGATCGCGAACATCAGCGCGCCGGCGGTTGGACTGCTCTACGACCTGATCGACCTCCCGACGGTTGTCCACCGGACGGCCGGCTTCACGGGCGCAATGACCGGGTTCCTGATGCTGCTTTCGGCCTACGGCCTCCGCGACCGTCTCCGCGTGGCCTGGTGGTCGACGGCCGTGTTGCTACCGGTGACCGCGGTCCAGGGGCTGCTCCAGTCGAGCGTGCTCTCGATCCCCCTCATCGTGATCTCCGCGCTGGCGATGCCGAACCTGCTTGCGAACCGGAGCCATTTCGAGCGCGAGCTCCAGCTCACGAACACACAGATCGCCGCCGGCCTCGCGCTGGTGGGCGCACAGGCTTATGGCACGCTCGGCACCTACGCGCTGCGCGAGGAGTTCGGCGAGGTCGAGACGATCCTCGACGCCTTTTACTTCACGCTGGTCACTGCCAGCACGGTCGGCTACGGCGATGCGACCCCCGCCACTCAGCAAGCCCGGCTGTTCGGGATGTCGGTCCTGCTCGTAGGCACCGCGAGCTTCGCGGTCGCGCTCGGTGCCCTGCTCAGCCCCGTCATCGAAGCCCGCTTTGCGGCCGCACTCGGAAGAATGAACGACGCAGAACTCGCTACACTGGACGATCACGTACTGGTTCTCGGCTACGGTGAACTCACCGAGCCGATCCTGCAGGAACTCGAAGGCCGCGCGGCCTTCGTCGTCGTCACCGATCACGACGAGCGCGCCGACCGGCTGGCCGAGCGCGACCTCCTCGTCCTTCGAGGAGATCCGAGCGACGAGGAAACCATCGAGCGCGCCGGGCTCGACCGGGCGCGGGCGGTCGTCGTCGCGACCAACACCGACGCTGAGGACGCCCTGACCGTGCTCACCGTCCGCCAGCTGCGCCCCGACGTCCGCATCGTCTCGGCCGCGACCGAACGCGAGAACGTCGTCAAGCTCAAACGCGCCGGCGCCGATACGGTGATCAGCCCGGCAACCATCGGCGGGCGGCTCATGGTCCAATCGGCGCTGGGCCGCGAGGACACCGAGGACATCGCGGACAGGCTGTTAGGAAGCGACTAG
- a CDS encoding AI-2E family transporter, translating to MNVRRGFLLALIALLLAVSFAMIQPFLQYVLLALLLAFVLYPLQRRLESRMGQGIAATVLIVGAVIAFFIPFVVIGATVAGDAMQLAQQLQNGGFSGFGVSQAEAMIQQYTGQQIDIASRVSGYAQSAAQTLAGSVPGVFSAVTHALIGLGLLVFILFFLLKDGEKLYAWVRTVTPLPETLQDDFYTSLNDITWAVLLGHVLVATVQGGIAGLGLIVTGIPNAVFWTFIMIVLSLIPVVGSILIWGPAAIYLVASGQMVAGVALAIWGLIVVSATDDFLRPIVVDRHAELNPSIIIVGVIGGVYLMGFMGLFIGPILVGALKVVLELFDEYYEAL from the coding sequence ATGAACGTCAGACGGGGGTTCTTACTTGCTCTGATAGCGCTGTTGCTCGCGGTTTCCTTCGCGATGATCCAGCCGTTCCTCCAGTACGTGTTGCTCGCGTTGTTGCTCGCGTTCGTTCTCTACCCGCTGCAGCGGCGTCTCGAATCCCGGATGGGACAGGGGATCGCCGCGACGGTCCTGATCGTCGGCGCGGTGATCGCGTTTTTCATCCCGTTCGTCGTGATCGGGGCCACCGTCGCGGGCGACGCAATGCAACTCGCACAACAGCTCCAGAACGGCGGGTTCAGTGGGTTCGGCGTCTCACAGGCTGAAGCGATGATCCAGCAGTACACTGGCCAGCAGATCGACATCGCCTCGCGGGTGAGCGGGTACGCACAAAGCGCTGCACAGACGTTGGCCGGGAGCGTTCCGGGCGTGTTCTCGGCGGTCACGCACGCCCTCATCGGTCTGGGGCTGCTCGTCTTCATCCTCTTCTTCCTGTTGAAGGACGGCGAGAAGCTCTACGCGTGGGTTCGGACCGTCACGCCGCTGCCGGAGACGCTCCAGGACGACTTCTATACGAGCCTGAACGACATCACCTGGGCGGTCCTGCTCGGTCACGTTCTGGTCGCGACCGTCCAGGGCGGGATCGCGGGGCTCGGGCTGATCGTTACTGGAATTCCCAACGCCGTCTTCTGGACCTTCATCATGATCGTCCTGTCGCTGATCCCGGTCGTCGGCTCCATCCTGATCTGGGGGCCCGCGGCGATCTACCTCGTCGCGAGCGGCCAGATGGTGGCGGGAGTCGCCCTGGCCATTTGGGGGCTGATCGTGGTGAGCGCCACCGACGATTTCCTCCGGCCGATCGTCGTCGACCGCCACGCCGAACTCAACCCGAGCATCATCATCGTCGGCGTCATCGGCGGCGTCTACCTGATGGGGTTCATGGGGCTGTTCATCGGGCCGATCCTCGTCGGCGCACTGAAGGTCGTCCTCGAACTCTTCGACGAGTACTACGAGGCGCTCTAG
- a CDS encoding nucleoside phosphorylase codes for MAKQPHLLVEPGDLNEITLIPGDPGRVDRIAGLCDESEVVAENREYKLVNATYEGTELTICSTGIGCPSAAIAIEELEEVGVEAVIRVGTTGALQSDIEIGDMIVATGAAKDEGTSKRYESATYPAVPDYGVLSALVDGAESRGEEVHVGPIASDDAFYAETDEYVENWERAGILSVEMEAAAVFTLARRKGMRAGAICTVDGNLVEGTQKGETDDEELPEKAKDNVERAIGISLDAVVELS; via the coding sequence ATGGCGAAACAGCCACACCTCTTAGTGGAGCCGGGCGACCTCAACGAGATCACGCTGATTCCCGGTGATCCCGGCCGCGTCGATCGGATCGCCGGCCTCTGTGACGAGAGCGAGGTCGTCGCCGAGAACCGCGAGTACAAGCTCGTCAACGCCACCTACGAGGGCACCGAGCTGACGATCTGTTCGACGGGAATCGGCTGTCCCTCCGCCGCGATCGCGATCGAGGAGCTCGAAGAAGTCGGAGTGGAGGCGGTGATCCGCGTGGGCACGACCGGAGCGCTCCAGAGCGACATCGAGATCGGTGACATGATCGTCGCGACCGGCGCGGCCAAGGACGAGGGCACCTCGAAGCGCTACGAGTCGGCGACCTACCCCGCCGTGCCCGATTATGGGGTCCTCTCGGCGCTGGTCGACGGCGCGGAGAGTCGGGGCGAGGAGGTCCACGTCGGCCCGATCGCCTCCGACGACGCCTTCTACGCCGAGACCGACGAGTACGTCGAGAACTGGGAACGGGCGGGGATCCTTTCCGTCGAGATGGAGGCCGCGGCGGTGTTCACCCTCGCGCGACGCAAGGGGATGCGCGCCGGCGCGATCTGCACTGTCGATGGCAACCTCGTCGAGGGAACCCAGAAGGGCGAGACCGACGACGAGGAGCTGCCCGAGAAGGCAAAGGACAACGTCGAGCGCGCCATCGGGATCAGCCTCGACGCCGTGGTCGAGCTCTCGTAG
- a CDS encoding DUF63 family protein, which translates to MVLPDGFALPPFAYLLPLLVAAAAVLALLRRVRPPVREATVIAFAPWMVVGAAGHVLDVIAAAPDAVSPLLGTPSVYLSTFVLAGAIWAIADDRLLAATGTLAAVFAVGAVFATGYSRGVINPFWPLVALGLSLALAAGTWGLFGRAVPGIAATTGSAGAFVVLAHVLDGVTTAVGIDVLEVTERSPLPRAILGVAEGLPTAELVGVGWLFILVKLLLACAIVWLMAEYVEDEPSEGFLLLGVIAAVGLGPGVHNLLLFAVGG; encoded by the coding sequence ATGGTCCTGCCCGACGGCTTCGCCCTGCCACCGTTTGCGTACCTCCTCCCGTTACTCGTGGCGGCGGCGGCGGTCCTCGCGCTGCTCCGGCGGGTACGCCCACCGGTTCGGGAAGCGACCGTGATCGCGTTCGCCCCGTGGATGGTCGTCGGCGCGGCGGGTCACGTCCTCGACGTGATCGCGGCCGCCCCGGACGCGGTTTCGCCCCTGCTCGGAACCCCGAGCGTCTACCTCAGCACGTTCGTCCTCGCGGGGGCGATCTGGGCGATCGCCGACGACCGACTGCTCGCCGCGACCGGGACGCTCGCCGCGGTGTTCGCGGTCGGAGCCGTGTTCGCGACGGGCTACTCGCGGGGCGTGATCAACCCGTTTTGGCCGCTCGTCGCGCTCGGTCTCTCGCTCGCGCTCGCGGCCGGGACGTGGGGGCTGTTCGGCCGGGCGGTTCCGGGAATCGCCGCCACGACCGGCTCGGCGGGCGCGTTCGTGGTGCTGGCGCACGTCCTCGACGGAGTCACGACCGCCGTCGGGATCGACGTCCTGGAGGTCACCGAACGCTCGCCGCTTCCGCGGGCGATCCTGGGGGTCGCCGAGGGGCTCCCGACGGCCGAACTCGTCGGGGTCGGCTGGCTGTTCATCCTCGTGAAACTCCTGCTCGCCTGTGCGATCGTCTGGCTCATGGCCGAGTACGTCGAGGACGAACCGAGCGAGGGGTTTCTGCTACTCGGGGTGATCGCCGCCGTCGGGCTCGGTCCCGGCGTCCACAACCTACTGCTGTTCGCGGTCGGGGGCTGA
- a CDS encoding helix-turn-helix domain-containing protein: protein MATILELRLPIEQFALARTFTTLADLRVEIERFAAQEEGALMPFVWVEAGDFEAFEEALADDPSVEEFELLTELDDERFYRMSWIDDVELAMHLLLEHDAAITTANTTGDAWTFQVMCPDHDAVSETYSFCEDNGLSLTVDAIYELGHDGESKYGLTESQHDSILTAKEMGYYDVPRSTSLTDLADELDISHQALSERLRRGHGRLIDRALGAAPMKRTEKPSEADR, encoded by the coding sequence ATGGCGACCATTCTCGAACTTCGACTGCCGATCGAGCAGTTCGCGCTGGCCCGGACGTTCACGACGCTAGCCGATCTGCGCGTCGAGATCGAACGGTTCGCCGCCCAGGAGGAGGGAGCGCTGATGCCGTTCGTCTGGGTCGAGGCCGGCGACTTCGAGGCCTTCGAGGAGGCGCTGGCCGACGACCCGTCGGTCGAGGAGTTCGAGTTGCTGACCGAGCTCGACGACGAGCGGTTCTATCGCATGAGCTGGATCGACGATGTCGAACTCGCGATGCACCTCCTGCTCGAACACGACGCGGCGATCACTACCGCGAACACGACCGGTGATGCGTGGACGTTTCAGGTCATGTGTCCGGACCACGACGCCGTCTCCGAGACGTACTCGTTCTGCGAGGACAACGGGCTGTCGCTCACGGTCGATGCGATCTACGAACTCGGTCATGACGGCGAGTCGAAATACGGCCTCACGGAGTCACAGCACGACTCGATTCTGACGGCAAAGGAGATGGGTTACTACGACGTCCCGCGGTCGACGTCGCTGACCGACCTCGCAGACGAACTGGACATCTCCCATCAGGCCCTCTCCGAGCGGCTTCGCCGCGGACACGGCCGGCTCATCGACCGCGCGCTCGGGGCGGCACCCATGAAGCGAACCGAGAAACCGTCGGAGGCCGATCGGTAG